The Pseudodesulfovibrio cashew genomic sequence CCAGTCCGGCAAGATGCGCCTCATCTACGGCCAGGAGGAGTCGATCCTCGAGCCGGGCGATTCGGTCTACTTCAACTCCATCGTCCCGCACAATGTTGCCTGGGCCGAGGGAGAGAAGGCCGAAATCTACGCTGTCCTCTATTTCCCGGAGTAGGCCTCCATGTCTGCACTCCGCGAAATCACCCTCGGACAACTGCTGGACGAAACCGTCGCCAACAACCCGGACACCGAGGCCGTGGTCTATGTGGACCGCGACTTCCGGCTGACTTACCGGGAGTTCGGCGAACTGGTGGACACCGTGGCCAAGGGGCTCATGGCCCTGGGCGTGAAAAAGGGCGAAAAGGTGGCCGTCTGGGCCAACAACGTCCCCTATTGGGTGACCCTGCAATTCGCCACCGCCAAGATCGGCGCGGTCATGCTCACGGTCAACACCCACTACCGCTCCCACGAGCTCAAGTACCTGCTGGAGAACTCGGAAACCGAGAACCTCTTCCTCATAGGCGAGTATCGTGACCACGACTATCTGAACACCGTCTACGAGCTGATCCCCGAACTCAAGGTTCAGGAACGGGGCAGGCTCAAGACCAACAAGTTCCCCAAGCTCAAGCGGGTCTTCTACCTCGGCCACGAGAAGCATCGCGGCCTGTACTCCATCCCCGAGCTTCAGGCCATGGCTTCCATGGTCTCGGACGAGGAGTACAAGGCCCGCCAGGACGAGCTCGACCCGCACGACGTGGTCAACATGCAGTACACCTCGGGTACCACCGGGTTCCCCAAGGGCGTACAGCTCACCCATTACAACATCGCCAACAACGGCTACTGGATCGGCAAGAACCAGAACTTCCAGCCCGGCGAACGGCTCTGCCTGACCGTGCCGCTCTTCCACTGCTTCGGCTGCGTGCTCGGCGTGCTCGCCTGCATCAACCACGGCGTGACCATGGTCATCCTGGAGGACTTCGTGCCGCTGGACGTCATGCTCGCCATCGACCAGGAAAAATGCACTGCGGTCTACGGCGTGCCGACCATGTACATCGCCATCCTCGACCATCCCATGTTCGAGCGCTTCAACTACTCCTCCCTGCGCACCGGCATCATGGCCGGTTCGCCCTGTCCGGTTGAGGTCATGAAGCGGGTCATGGACAAGATGAACATGAAAGAGATCACCATCTGCTACGGCCTGACCGAGTCCAGCCCGGTCATGTCCCAGACCAAGATCGGGGACACCATCCGGCAGATGACCGAAACCGTGGGCGCCGCCATGCCCGAAGTGGAACTCCGCATCACCGACCCCGAGACAGGCAAGGAATGTCCCGTGGGCACCGTGGGCGAGATCTGCTGCCGGGGCTACAATGTCATGAAGGGGTACTACAACAACCCCAAGGGAACCGCCGAAGCCATCGACGAAGACGGCTGGCTGCACTCCGGCGACCTCGGCGTCATGGACGAGGACGGATATCTCACCGTCACGGGGCGGCTCAAGGACATGATCATCCGCGGCGGCGAGAATATCTATCCCCGCGAGATCGAGGAGTTCCTGTACACCATGGACGGCGTCCTGGACGTGCAGGTGGCGGGCGTGCCCAGCGCCAAGTTCGGCGAAGAGGTCGGCGCGTTCATCATCCTCAAGGATGGTGCGGACGTGACCGCCGAGGACGTGATCGACTTCTGCCGAGGCAGTATCTCCCGCTACAAGATCCCCAAGTACGTGGCCTTTGTCTCCGAGTACCCCATGACGGCCTCGGGCAAGATCCAGAAGTACAAGCTGCGCGACATGGCCCACGAGATGTGGCCGGACGCGTAGGAACGTGAAACAAACCGGGGACGCCCATACAGGCGTCCCCGTTCCCCCTCCCCCGGCCGCCGAGGAAACAGAGGGCAAAGCGACAAGACTGGCGGCGAATGGATGCGCAGGCCCCATCCGGGAACCCGGGCCCGCGCACCGCAAAACCTGTTTGCGAGCAAGTTGGAGGCTCAAATGGAACAGTACAAGGATATCGCGCCCCGCCTGATCGGCGTGCGCGAAGGCATCGGCTGGACAGTGGAGGAAATGGCCGACCTGCTCGGCGTGTCCGCTGAGAAGGTGACCCAATACGAGTCCGGGACCGAAGAAATTCCGGTGGGCTACCTGCTGGACGTCTCCCGGCTCTGCCGGGTGGACCTGACCACCCTTATCTCCGGGCGTGAACCCCACCTCAAGTCCTACTCCCTGGTGCGCAAGAGCGAAGGATTCTCTGTGGACCGGCGCAAGGACTACGACTACAAGTCCCTGGGCTACAAGTTCGCGGGCCGCGAGATGGAGCCCTTCCTGATCACCGTGCCGCCCAAGTCCGGCGATGACATGGCCGAGACCAGCCACCGGGGCCAGGAGTTCATCTACGTCCTCGAAGGACGGCTGGAAGTCCGCCTGGCGGGCGAACCGCTCATCGTCGAAGCCGGAGACTCCCTCTATTTCAACTCGGAAACGCCCCACGCCCTGCGCGGCCTGGACGGCAAGGACGTCAAGTTCCTCGACGTGATTCTATAGGGCCGGACAGCTCGCCAGCGTCCCGCCCGAACCAAGTGTGCCGGTTCGTTACCAACATTCAGACATACCAACACGGAATCACGGAGTAAAACCCATGCTCGTCAAGGAACAATACGACAACTACGAGGACTTCTGCCGCCGCTACAAACCCGAAGCGCCGGCCAACTTCAACTTCGCCTACGACTTTCTGGACAAGGCCGACCCGGACAAGCTCGCCCTTGTCCACCTGGACGACGACGGCAACCGCCGCGAGTTCACCTACGGCTTCTTTCAGGAGCGCTCTGCCAGGCTGGCCAACGCCCTCATGGCCAAGGGCGTCAAGAAGGGCGACCGGGTCATGCTCGTGCTCTACCGCCGCGTGGAGTACTGGACCGTCATGCTCGCCATGCACCGCATCGGCGCGCTGCCCATCCCCTCCCCGTCCCTGCTGACCAGAAAGGACATCACCCAGCGCGTCAACTACGCGGGCATCTCCGCCATCATCTGCGAAGACTCCATCTGCGAACGCGTGGATGAGGCCAAGGGCGACTGCGAGGGACTGAAGATCTTCGTCCAGGTAGACGGTGAGACCAACGACGGCTGGCTCGGCTACGAAGCCCTGCTGGCCGAAGGGGACGCCTCCTGCCCGCGCACGGACGCCACCCCCTGCGGCAGTGATCCCATGGTCATCTTCTTCTCGTCCGGCACCACCGGCCTGCCCAAGATGGTCATGCACACCTTCGACTACCCCTGCTCCCACTTCACCACGGGCGCGCACTGGCACGACCTGGAGGACGGCGACCTGCACCTGACCCTGTCCGACACGGGCTGGGCCAAGTCGGTCTGGGGCAAGTTCTACGGCCAGTGGATGGCCGGCGGCGCGGTCTTCGTCTGGGATTTCCGGGGCAAGTTCGAACCCGCCGAGCTGCTTCGGATCATGGCCGAAAACAAGATCACCACCTTCTGCGCCCCGCCCACGGTCTACCGCTTCCTGGTCCGCGAGGAGCTCACCAAGTACGACCTGTCCGGCCTGCGCCACTGCACCACGGCGGGCGAACTGCTCAACGACTCGGTCTTCCACGCCTGGCAAAAGGCCTTCGACATGCCCATCTACGAGGGCTATGGCCAGACCGAGACAACCCTCCAGGTGGGCACCTTCAAGTTCATGACTCCCAAGCCCGGCTCCATCGGCAAGCCCGTGCCCGGCTGGGATATCGCGCTCCTCGACGAAGAGGGCAACGAAGTGCCCCAGGGCGAGGAAGGCGAAATCTGCATCCGCATCGACAAGCCGGTCCTCGGCCTGTTCGACTCCTACATGGATGAGCCCGAGAAGACCGCCGCGGTCAAGTTCGACGGCTGGTACCACACCGGCGACAAGGCCTGGGCCGACGAGGACGGCTACCTCTGGTTCATGGGCCGCACCGACGACCTGATCAAGTCGTCCGGCTACCGCATCGGCCCCTTTGAGGTCGAGTCCGCCCTGGTCGCCCACGAGGCGGTCATCGAGGCGGCGGTCACCGGCGTGCCCGACGACGTGCGCGGCCAACTGGTCAAGGCCACCGTGGTCCTGGCCCCCGGCTACGAGGGCAACGAAGAGCTGACCAAGGCCCTCCAGGCCTTTGTCCGCGAGCTTACTGCGCCCTACAAGTACCCGCGCATCATCGAGTATGTGAGTGAGTTGCCCAAGACCATCTCCGGCAAGATCAAACGCAAGGACATCCGCGAGGCCGACCTGAAGAAAATGGCCTAACGAAATAGGTGAGAATGAAGAGCCCGGCCCGCCGTCGATACGGTGTGGCCGGGCTTTTTTGCGCCTGCGGCGCGGCCGGAGAGTCAGTGTTGGGGCCGGCGGCCCCTCGCTTCCGGGTTCGTGCCTGTGGCGCAAAAAGAGCCGGTGTTGGAGCGTGCCGCTCCTCCCCCTCCGGGAATCGCGCTTGCAGCGCGAGAGAGCCGGGTTTGGGAGCTGCGCTCCCAAAAGCCCTCCATGCCCTCCCGGCGGGGTCCATTTCTTTTGCTGCGCCAAAAGAAATAGACGAAAGAAAAGGCGCTTGGAGTGGTATCCCCGCCCCGGAGCTCCCGGACAAGAATCTCATCCAACCCGGTCGGCTCCGGACTTCGTTGAGTGGCGCGCACTGCCAGTTTTATCGTGCGGAGGCCGTCCCGCTCCGTGCGGGTTCCGACAAAAGAGCCGCCGCCCGGCTTGGTGAGCTTCTAGGCCCGTGAGCAAGGGGCTCAGGGCGGACCTCCGAAGGGAAGTCGAAGAGCCGAATGGCTTCTTTCCTATTTGTACAGAGGGGCTAGCCCAACTTGGCGAACCAAGGGCAGTCACCCGTATTACGTAGTTGGGCGCTAACCCGATCGGTCGGACAAAGACCGCTTGCCCCATCCGGCAAGTTACCAATCACCCAGGCAGCGACCGGTCATCGAGCTCGGGGCTTAGAGCCGCTTGCACACGGCTGAAGAGCAGCCCGAAGCGCGCCTGCCCGCAGGCTTTCGCTTTTCGGGCAGCGAAAGCCGTGTTCGGCTCTTAGGCCAGAGATCGCGCTGCAGCACAAAAAAAGAGCGACTTTTGCTTACTTTTGGGCGCTCCGGTCCAAAAGTAAGTCGGCCCGAAAGGGCCGAAACCCTTCATCCATCAATCGCCGCCTAAGAGGCGGCTTCCTTATCTCTTCTCAGCACCTCAAAGCAGAACGGCCCGGCAATTTCTTGCCGGGCCGCCTGCTTTCGATGTCCCGCGCTGGTCAGACGCGGAACGCTTGGAGAAGGAGTCTTTCAGTATGGGTTACTTAAGACCTCTATTGACTTAACGCTTCATGGCGATAACTTCGCCGAGCATGGAGTCCGTTGTCGTGATGACCTTGGTGTTGGCCTGGAAACCGCGCTGTGTGGTGATCATGCGCACGAATTCCGTTGCCATATCCACGTTGGACATCTCCAGGGCGTTGCCGTCGATGGTGCCCTTGCCCGCGGACCCGGCCTGACCGGTCAATGCCGGTCCCGACTCGTTGGTCTGCGAGAAGAGGTTGCCGCCTTCCCGGCGCAGCCCGTGCTGGTTGGTGAACGTGGCAAGGGTGATTGCATAGAGTTCAAGCACCTGGCCGTTGGAATAGTTGCCGGACAGGATGCCGTCGCGGTTGACGGACACGTTCTGCAGGATGCCTGCGGAGTAGCCGTCCTGGCTCTGGAACAGGGTGGAAGAACCGCCGGTGTCGTAGGACTGGGTTGCCAGCGCGCTGACGGACGGCGACTTGAAGTTGGGCAGCCAGCCGGAGTTACTGATGTAGGACAACTGAGAGGCAGCGGCGGTGGTGGGCAGAGTGCCGAGAGCGGCGTCCCAACCCTTGGAGATGGCGCCGGAGCCATCACTGGACAGGTCCTTGTTGATCAGGCCGAAGTCAACCTGGATGGGCGAGGCGTTGACCGCCTCCGCCGTGCTGGCGTTGGACTTGCCCAGGAAGTTGGCGGTCATGACCGGGTAGCCGCTGGTGGAAAAGTCCGCCAGGGTCCAGTTATCCAGGTCCTTGACGCCGCCGTATGCGCCGCCGTTACTCTTGAGCGTATAGGCGGACATGCCGGAGAGCTGCCCCGAGGTGAAGGTCAGGGTGCCGATCATGAGCACGCCCGCCGCGCTGGTCAGTCCCTGGCCGATGCTGGTCGTGTTGCCGTTTGCTCCAGAGAGCATGCGGTGATCCGCTGTAGGATCGACGGTGGCCATGAATTCCCAGACCGTATCGCCGCCCGCGTTGCTCAAGGCGACCTGGTCGAAGTAGAAAGTCAGGTTGTGGGCGGTGCCGATGTCATCATAGACCTTCAGGGTGGTCGAATACCCGTACAGGGTGGAGGCCAGCGGAGTGTCGGCCGAGCCGTCCCAATTCTGGAACATGGCAAAGTACGGGTTGGTCGAGGACACCGAGTTATCCGGGGAGGACGGGTCCAGGTTGGTAACGATGGACACGCTGCTGGTCGCCTTGGGCGGCGACTGGAAATTCTCCAGGCGAATGTCGGTGGGCACACCGATGATGCGCGTGGAAGAGGCGGAGCTCGACGTGTTCGAGCTGGTGGTGGACACCGTGGTCGAGGACTGCTCCACTTCCCATCCCTGGAGCACGTAGCCGTGGGGATCGGTCAGGTAGCCGTCGCTGTCGAAACGGAAGTTGCCCGCCCTGGTGTAGAAGGTGTCCTCCTCACCCGCCGGTGAGACGATGAAAAATCCGTTGCCCGAAATGGCCATGTCCGTGGACTCGGTGGAGTTCTCGAAGGACCCCTGGCCGTAGTCGGAATAAATGGACGACACGCGCGCGCCGCGACCCACCTGGCCCACGCCGTTGACCGTGGCGTAGTCCTGGCTGAGCAGGTCCTCGAAGTACATGCGCGAACCCTTGAATCCGGTGGTGTTGACGTTGGCGAGGTTGTTGCCGATGACCGTCATTCTTTCGGAATGCACCGTCAGGCCGGTGATGCCCGAATACAATGATGCTCCTAAACCCATAATGACCTCCTGTATCTTCTCCAAGATCCCGGGCGTTTCCGCCCGGTGAAAATGCGCGGTTGGCGGTTACTGTTCTTCCGTGGTTTCCTCGGCTTCGACGACCTCGCTGCTGCCGGGGTCCACGACTTCCGTGATGTTCTCGAAACTCAGGAAACGACCGTCCTTGAGGCGCAGGTACTGGGTCCCGCTCTCGTTGACCACGGCATCGACCGTTCCCGAGACTTCGGTCTGGATCATGACGGCCTTGCCGTCCGCGTCCGTGCCGAGGATGCCGATGCCGTATTGACCGTCCGGCAGCGATTCCCCGGCCTCGTTCTTGCCGTCCCACTCGTACTGGTAGGAACCGGCTTCCTTGCTTCCCAACTCCACAGTGCGCACGATGGCCCCTTCGGAGTCGTAAATATTCATCATGATGGCCGAAACCGTCTCGCCCATACCGTAGTAGATGGAGGACACGTTGCCGTCATTGATGGAAATCTTGTAGCCCTCGGCCTTGACCTCCTTGCCGATGAAGCTGACCGCGGTGAGCATGTCGTCCTTGGTCATGGTATCGCCCAGGCTCTTGACGTTCTCATTGATGTTGGTGAGCTGCTCCAGGGAGGAGAACTCGGCCAACTGGGAGGTCATCTCCGTGTCTTCCATGGGGCTCAGGGGGTCCTGGTGGGTAAGTTGCGCCACCAGAATAGTCAGGAAATCGTCCTGATCCAGGCTGGTCTTGTGCTCTGGCGTGTTGGAGGCCGCGAGTCGCGACTCCTGCTGGCCGAGTATGCTTCCGGTGCTGTCAATGTAACCCATGATAGACCTCGCTTACGCGATGATGTGTAACCCTTGGTCGGCAACCATTGCCTGCCTGCCTACACTTTGCATGTCCTGGGCCAGAGCCGAGCCGTTTTCACGCATCTGCTGCATGTGCTTGCGCATGGCGACCATTGCCTCCCGCTCGCGGGACAGATTGTGCTCGTTCTGACCGAACCAGTCGTTATAGCTCTGATTGTTGGCCAGCCCGGTCTGGACATCCAGCTTGTCCACCTTGAGTCCCTGGGACTCCAGGGAATGGCGAATCATGTCGATATTGTCGGCGATGAGCCTGGCCGCATCGGCGTTCTCGGCCCGAATGGAGGCGGAGACTTCCTTGCCGTTGACCTGAAGCAGGATGTTCAGCTTGCCCAGGTCCTCGGGGGTCAGCTGCAGGGTGAGCTGCTTGCCGCCGTTGGCCATGTTTTTGATGACTGCATTTTCCACCTGGCGCATGACCTTGGGGGCGGAAATCTTTTCCATGGTCTTGGAGGCGTTCTTGGAAATCGAGTCGGTCAGTCCGGCCTTGAGCAGGGACTCGGTGTTCTCGGTCTTGCCGCCCAGCTTGTTGGCAGCCGCCTGCGACGAATCATCCCTCAGCTTGCCGAAAAAGTCGTTCCAGGTGTCGTCGGATTCCGAGGCATCCTGATCGGCCATGTCGGCCTGAGCCTGTTCGGGCATGGCCTTCTGCTCGGTCTTGCGGGCGTTATTGGCGGGCAGGGAGTCCTTGCGGTTATCCACGGCATCCTTCAGCTCTTCCTTGGGCTGTTCCCTGGGGGCGTCCTCGCCCACCCTGGGCTTGAGGTCCACGGCCTCGCCGATATCCTTGGCCGCCGTGGTCTCCTTGCTCTCGTCACCCATGGCCTTGACAAACGCCTTGCTCACGGAGCGAACCAGGTTGCGGTCCTTCTCATCCATGTCGGCCAATTCCTGGCGGATCAGGGTGAAAGCCTCCTTGATCTCCTTGGGCAGCACGTTCTGGCCGAGCGCCTCCTTGATCTTGGAGGTGAACTCCTTGGAAAAATTCATTGCCGCGGAAAAGGCTTCCACCTCGTCCTTGGTCAGCATCAGCTGCTTGCCGTCGGGCATGGCGTCCAGCTTCTTCTGCAGGGCAGCCATGACTTCCTTCTGGTTGCCGTTCTCAAGTTGCTTGATCAGCTTGGCGGACTCGTCGGAGGAGAAGCCGAACTTGGCGAAAAAGTTTTCGAGCTGGGCCACCTGATCGTCGCTCAGGGAAACCTTGCGCATCTCCTTCATCTTGTGGGCGAGGGTGGAGACGAACTCACCCCAGGTCATGCCGTCCTCGGAGTTAACCTTGTCCTCGATCTCGGAAATTTCCTCTTCGGAGAAGCCGTACTCCTTGAGATCGTCCCGAACCTCGTCCAGGTCCTCCTGGGTCATCTTCTCGTCCTTGCCGTGCTGCTCCTTGACCTTGGCGCTTTGCTCAGCGCTCTTGTGGACGGAATTATTGTCCTCGGTGTGGGTGGCCACGGAGGATGTCGAGGCGGTGGAGGAGGAAGTGCTTGCGGGTTCGGCGATAGTCTCGCTGACAACATCGAGCATCTTCTCGTCGGACGTAACCGGAGTGAGAGCCAGTTCGTTCTCGATCCGGGAGGAATGCTGATCAAACAGCTCGGAGAACAGCTGCTGCTGATCCTCCTTCTTGACCGATGAGTAGCTCACGGTCTTGATCTGCTCGTTCACCTTTTCCGCTGCGATGCCGGGAATATTTTGCATGGTTCACTCCTTCGTCCTCCTTTTCATCAAAAGGCGTGCCAAAGTGAAACAAGCAATATTCCGGCAAGTTAAACAGGAAAGAGGTGGGAAGAAAACGCCACTTCACCCCCCAAAGGGCTAGCGGCAGCAGGCAATAAGGGCTTCAAGATCGGCCATGGCCCTGACCCAGGAAGCGCGAGAATGGTCCCCATTTTCCAGGGCCATCTGCGCAAATCCGGTCAGGGGGCGAATGACCGTCGGGCTCCCAGACCAGAACGCGCCGTCACGGAGGCTTCCCGTCTTGAGGCCGTGGCTGAACTGGCGACCCATCTCCGGCAGGTGGGCGAGCAGGATGTCGGCGGCCTGCGGAGCATGTCGGGCCGCATCGGCCCAGGCGCGCGCGGGGCGATCCTCTCCCCAGAGGCCGAAGCGCGAGCCGAAGAACGCCTGCCAGAACCGGGCGAGCAGACGCTCCTCATCGGGATCGGTCCGGGCCACCCTCTCCAGGTGGTAAAGGCCGTCCCGCCTGCCTGTGACAAACAGGTCCAAGCCCGGCAACCGCAACCCGGCCAGCTTGGCGGACGCAGCCCCGGCCACCAACCGCGCGGCCAATGCGGCGATCCTGCGGGGTTCGAAGGCCTCGTGGCAATGCAATTTCGAACGCGAGCAGTGCCAGCATCCTCTGGCGCATTCCAGGTCAGACCGCAGGACGTAGTGTCCCTCCGGATAGGGACCGGTCTCCCACGGATTGACGTGCCCCATGGAGAGATTCAGGCACTTGAGCCCGGTCCAGGCGGCCAGGTGCATGGGCCCCGTGTCCGGGGTGATGAACAGGGAGAGGGTCTGGCCCACAGCCCCGAACTCCTCCAGCCCGAGCTTGCCGCAGAGGTTGAGCACAGGCACCCCGGCCCGCCGCTCGATATCCGCGCCCAGCTCCTTTTCGGCGGGTCCGCCGAAGAGCACGGGACGCAATCCCCGGTTCAACAGCTCGCGCAGGAGATCGGCCTGAAACGCCGCGTCCGGGCGCTTGGCCTCCTCACTAGCCCCGACGAACACGCCCACCTTGGCGTTGTCCGCGGGCATCGTGCGCGGCGGCTGGAACCGGGTGGCGGCCATGTCCGCATGGGGCACTACATCCAGGGCGTTGAGATCGGCCCAGTGGAAGCGGTTGTAGAGATTGTTGCCCACCAGCGAGGTCCGGTAGAGCTGCCAGTCACCATGCACGAAGCGGGAACCGTCAGGGGCCAGGACCGGGCCTATGACGCGGTCGGCCTCCAGTTCGTGCGCCAGGCGGGCCGCCCTGTCCCGGATGGAGAGATTGATCACCAGTTCGTAGCGTTGCCCTCGAAGAACGCCTGCCCCTGACCAGGGGAAGTAGGTCGCCGCGGGGGAGAGCTTCATGAGCGGTTTGTAGAAGTTCTCCTCTGCCGCCACATAGAGCGGGTGGCCGGGATAGCGCCGGGCGAGCCAGAGCAGGAGCGGATAGGAGAGGATGAGGTCCCCCATGCGCTGCATCTGAAGAATCAGGATCGGCTTTTTGGACACGGCTTACTCGAAGGTCCGGCGCATGGTCTCCACCAGCGCGGCCATGCGGTGGTCGTAGGTGTGCTCGGCCAGGACTCGTTTGCGGGCGGCCTCGGCCACGGCCCGCCGCCGCTCGGGGTCGTTCAGGTAGAGGTCCACGAGGCCGGGAATCTGGTCAGGATGCTCGTAGTAAACGATCTCCGAACCAGGCTCGAACAACTCCTCCATCTGGCGGCGATAATCGGTGAGCAGGAACGCGCCGCAGGTAGGCACGTCGAAGACCCGCTGATTCACCGCGCCCTTCATCTGCTGGCTGGTGCAGTTAAAATTGATCTCGCTCAGGGGATAGAAATCGGGCAG encodes the following:
- a CDS encoding AMP-binding protein; amino-acid sequence: MSALREITLGQLLDETVANNPDTEAVVYVDRDFRLTYREFGELVDTVAKGLMALGVKKGEKVAVWANNVPYWVTLQFATAKIGAVMLTVNTHYRSHELKYLLENSETENLFLIGEYRDHDYLNTVYELIPELKVQERGRLKTNKFPKLKRVFYLGHEKHRGLYSIPELQAMASMVSDEEYKARQDELDPHDVVNMQYTSGTTGFPKGVQLTHYNIANNGYWIGKNQNFQPGERLCLTVPLFHCFGCVLGVLACINHGVTMVILEDFVPLDVMLAIDQEKCTAVYGVPTMYIAILDHPMFERFNYSSLRTGIMAGSPCPVEVMKRVMDKMNMKEITICYGLTESSPVMSQTKIGDTIRQMTETVGAAMPEVELRITDPETGKECPVGTVGEICCRGYNVMKGYYNNPKGTAEAIDEDGWLHSGDLGVMDEDGYLTVTGRLKDMIIRGGENIYPREIEEFLYTMDGVLDVQVAGVPSAKFGEEVGAFIILKDGADVTAEDVIDFCRGSISRYKIPKYVAFVSEYPMTASGKIQKYKLRDMAHEMWPDA
- a CDS encoding helix-turn-helix domain-containing protein gives rise to the protein MEQYKDIAPRLIGVREGIGWTVEEMADLLGVSAEKVTQYESGTEEIPVGYLLDVSRLCRVDLTTLISGREPHLKSYSLVRKSEGFSVDRRKDYDYKSLGYKFAGREMEPFLITVPPKSGDDMAETSHRGQEFIYVLEGRLEVRLAGEPLIVEAGDSLYFNSETPHALRGLDGKDVKFLDVIL
- a CDS encoding AMP-binding protein, which translates into the protein MLVKEQYDNYEDFCRRYKPEAPANFNFAYDFLDKADPDKLALVHLDDDGNRREFTYGFFQERSARLANALMAKGVKKGDRVMLVLYRRVEYWTVMLAMHRIGALPIPSPSLLTRKDITQRVNYAGISAIICEDSICERVDEAKGDCEGLKIFVQVDGETNDGWLGYEALLAEGDASCPRTDATPCGSDPMVIFFSSGTTGLPKMVMHTFDYPCSHFTTGAHWHDLEDGDLHLTLSDTGWAKSVWGKFYGQWMAGGAVFVWDFRGKFEPAELLRIMAENKITTFCAPPTVYRFLVREELTKYDLSGLRHCTTAGELLNDSVFHAWQKAFDMPIYEGYGQTETTLQVGTFKFMTPKPGSIGKPVPGWDIALLDEEGNEVPQGEEGEICIRIDKPVLGLFDSYMDEPEKTAAVKFDGWYHTGDKAWADEDGYLWFMGRTDDLIKSSGYRIGPFEVESALVAHEAVIEAAVTGVPDDVRGQLVKATVVLAPGYEGNEELTKALQAFVRELTAPYKYPRIIEYVSELPKTISGKIKRKDIREADLKKMA
- a CDS encoding flagellar hook protein FlgE; the protein is MGLGASLYSGITGLTVHSERMTVIGNNLANVNTTGFKGSRMYFEDLLSQDYATVNGVGQVGRGARVSSIYSDYGQGSFENSTESTDMAISGNGFFIVSPAGEEDTFYTRAGNFRFDSDGYLTDPHGYVLQGWEVEQSSTTVSTTSSNTSSSASSTRIIGVPTDIRLENFQSPPKATSSVSIVTNLDPSSPDNSVSSTNPYFAMFQNWDGSADTPLASTLYGYSTTLKVYDDIGTAHNLTFYFDQVALSNAGGDTVWEFMATVDPTADHRMLSGANGNTTSIGQGLTSAAGVLMIGTLTFTSGQLSGMSAYTLKSNGGAYGGVKDLDNWTLADFSTSGYPVMTANFLGKSNASTAEAVNASPIQVDFGLINKDLSSDGSGAISKGWDAALGTLPTTAAASQLSYISNSGWLPNFKSPSVSALATQSYDTGGSSTLFQSQDGYSAGILQNVSVNRDGILSGNYSNGQVLELYAITLATFTNQHGLRREGGNLFSQTNESGPALTGQAGSAGKGTIDGNALEMSNVDMATEFVRMITTQRGFQANTKVITTTDSMLGEVIAMKR
- a CDS encoding flagellar hook assembly protein FlgD; amino-acid sequence: MGYIDSTGSILGQQESRLAASNTPEHKTSLDQDDFLTILVAQLTHQDPLSPMEDTEMTSQLAEFSSLEQLTNINENVKSLGDTMTKDDMLTAVSFIGKEVKAEGYKISINDGNVSSIYYGMGETVSAIMMNIYDSEGAIVRTVELGSKEAGSYQYEWDGKNEAGESLPDGQYGIGILGTDADGKAVMIQTEVSGTVDAVVNESGTQYLRLKDGRFLSFENITEVVDPGSSEVVEAEETTEEQ
- a CDS encoding flagellar hook-length control protein FliK; translation: MQNIPGIAAEKVNEQIKTVSYSSVKKEDQQQLFSELFDQHSSRIENELALTPVTSDEKMLDVVSETIAEPASTSSSTASTSSVATHTEDNNSVHKSAEQSAKVKEQHGKDEKMTQEDLDEVRDDLKEYGFSEEEISEIEDKVNSEDGMTWGEFVSTLAHKMKEMRKVSLSDDQVAQLENFFAKFGFSSDESAKLIKQLENGNQKEVMAALQKKLDAMPDGKQLMLTKDEVEAFSAAMNFSKEFTSKIKEALGQNVLPKEIKEAFTLIRQELADMDEKDRNLVRSVSKAFVKAMGDESKETTAAKDIGEAVDLKPRVGEDAPREQPKEELKDAVDNRKDSLPANNARKTEQKAMPEQAQADMADQDASESDDTWNDFFGKLRDDSSQAAANKLGGKTENTESLLKAGLTDSISKNASKTMEKISAPKVMRQVENAVIKNMANGGKQLTLQLTPEDLGKLNILLQVNGKEVSASIRAENADAARLIADNIDMIRHSLESQGLKVDKLDVQTGLANNQSYNDWFGQNEHNLSREREAMVAMRKHMQQMRENGSALAQDMQSVGRQAMVADQGLHIIA
- a CDS encoding glycosyltransferase family 9 protein gives rise to the protein MSKKPILILQMQRMGDLILSYPLLLWLARRYPGHPLYVAAEENFYKPLMKLSPAATYFPWSGAGVLRGQRYELVINLSIRDRAARLAHELEADRVIGPVLAPDGSRFVHGDWQLYRTSLVGNNLYNRFHWADLNALDVVPHADMAATRFQPPRTMPADNAKVGVFVGASEEAKRPDAAFQADLLRELLNRGLRPVLFGGPAEKELGADIERRAGVPVLNLCGKLGLEEFGAVGQTLSLFITPDTGPMHLAAWTGLKCLNLSMGHVNPWETGPYPEGHYVLRSDLECARGCWHCSRSKLHCHEAFEPRRIAALAARLVAGAASAKLAGLRLPGLDLFVTGRRDGLYHLERVARTDPDEERLLARFWQAFFGSRFGLWGEDRPARAWADAARHAPQAADILLAHLPEMGRQFSHGLKTGSLRDGAFWSGSPTVIRPLTGFAQMALENGDHSRASWVRAMADLEALIACCR